A segment of the Leptolyngbya sp. NIES-3755 genome:
CTTTTCTACACGAACCTTGGCTGCACTTGTATTCCGAGGAAGAGATCGAGACCGAATTAGCGATCGCAGAAAAACACATCGAAAAAGCAACCGGAGTTCGTCCCGTCTGTTTCCGAGGTCCTGGATTTAGCTTATCTCGAACGGTTCTGAAAGTGCTTGCAAGACGCGGTTATCTCTGCGATGCTTCCACGTTTCCCACTTTTTTAGGTCCGCTGGCTCGTGCTTACTACTTCATGACCAGCAAGCTCAGCAAAGAAGAACTCGAACAACGCAAAGCCCTATTTGGTCGCTTCAAAGATGGATTCCGTCCGCTGAAACCGTACCGATTGCGCTTGGATTCTGGGAACTTAGTAGAACTCCCAGTCACGACGATGCCGCTGTTCAAAATTCCGATTCACGCGAGTTACATTCTCTATCTCGGTGTGTTTTCGCCCGCATTAGCAATGTTGTACTTCCGAATTGCGATCGCGCTTTGTCGATTGTTCCGAGTCCAACCCTCGATCCTGCTGCACCCTTTAGATTTCATGGGCTGTGATGATTTGCCAGAACTCGCTTTCTTTCCTGCAATGAATCTACCGAGCTACAAGAAAGTTGCCATGATGAGCAAGATCATCTCTGTGTTGACCGATAACTATACGGTGCTCACGATTTCGCAACATGCTGATCAGGTGGCACGAGTCGATAAGATGCCATTGATGCACCCTAGTGCGATCGCGCTTTAGAGTCGGTTTTTCGGACATAACTGTTTTCAATGATTACGATTGTGATACGCTCAGGAATGAGTGGAGAAAACACAGCATAACCCAATGTGCTGTACGAGCAATGAGTAGAACTATCCCTCTGATTTCTGTTTCTCGGTTGGCTACACGATTTGCACCAGAGCAAAGCTAGGTTTTTTAAATTGACTGAGCCATAACAATCATCCAGGGTCTGCGCGGCTTTTCGCGTGGTTCATCACCAATGCAATAGTGCTCTTTACAGCAGGTTCTAACCCAGAGTGGAATGCTGCTCTAACGAAAGCGCGATCGTGCTGATACCAAAACAATTCAGACACTGAATAGATACTCAGAAATCATGCAGAATGAAAGTCCTCCGATCCGGCGCGTGATTGGCTGTCCCGTCACTGCGCTGCCTTTTGACGCGCAAATTTCTCTGATGTTGACTTGGGCAAAGCAGCGTCTTAGTAAAACCGTTTGTGTTGCGAATGTTCACATGCTGGTTGAGGCATATCGCAATACGGGGTTTGCCGCTGTTCTTAGACAATCTGATATCGTTACA
Coding sequences within it:
- a CDS encoding polysaccharide deacetylase (similar to AA sequence:cyanobase_aa:LBDG_25390) yields the protein MKHRKKPIASLSLDLDNQWSYMKTHGDEGWEEFPSYLNVLIPRVLDFLKERDLKITFFIVGQDAALEKNKAVLKAIADAGHEVGNHSFLHEPWLHLYSEEEIETELAIAEKHIEKATGVRPVCFRGPGFSLSRTVLKVLARRGYLCDASTFPTFLGPLARAYYFMTSKLSKEELEQRKALFGRFKDGFRPLKPYRLRLDSGNLVELPVTTMPLFKIPIHASYILYLGVFSPALAMLYFRIAIALCRLFRVQPSILLHPLDFMGCDDLPELAFFPAMNLPSYKKVAMMSKIISVLTDNYTVLTISQHADQVARVDKMPLMHPSAIAL